One Gossypium hirsutum isolate 1008001.06 chromosome A11, Gossypium_hirsutum_v2.1, whole genome shotgun sequence genomic window carries:
- the LOC107899972 gene encoding uncharacterized protein At5g65660 gives MDSQDLSPPSHMDASRPSLGFPLGTALLLIIIFSLSGFFSCCYHWGKFRSLRRSFTDTAAVPDDDIEASPSKSKPNCMDLKRNQSESLPVLMPGDEIPKFIALPCPCEPPREAKVVMEVQKTPKSPRFPVPLY, from the exons ATGGACAGTCAGGATCTTTCCCCACCATCACACATGGATGCATCTCGACCCTCCCTTGGTTTCCCTCTCGGCACTGCTCTCCTCTTAATCATCATTTTCAGCTTGAGTGGCTTCTTCTCTTGCTGCTATCACTGGGGCAAATTTAGATCCCTCCGTCGATCTTTCACCGACACAGCCGCCGTTCCAGATGACGATATCGAAGCATCCCCCTCCAAATCTAAGCCTAACTGCATG GATTTAAAGAGAAACCAGAGCGAAAGCTTGCCTGTTTTAATGCCTGGAGATGAGATTCCAAAGTTCATAGCATTGCCATGTCCATGTGAACCTCCACGAGAAGCTAAGGTTGTAATGGAAGTGCAGAAGACACCCAAATCACCTCGTTTTCCAGTTCCTTTGTATTAG